The stretch of DNA TTACCTTCGATTGTAGCTATTCTCATGAGACTAGTCTCTCACTATTATATTCTCATTCTATATTAtggactttttttttgaaagtttCTATTACACATAGTTGATGGATAAAAAGGATACTATTGGGAATAAGGTACACGTGATAAAATCGACTCTCACCTCTTGTATTTTCAGGTGTGTAAGTGCTATAGTTGGGGGAAGCGAATACACCAGGGTCGAAAGGGAGCAGCGAATAAATTCTCTTTCAAATGGACATACAGATGAGCTCCAAGAGGCTGAGTTACCAAGCCGTGTCTCAGCAGAAGCAAATATTAAATCTTCTATGCAGATCTACGTCAAATTGTCTGCAGGGATCGTCCTGGATTCATGGAATGACACTAGCAGGTACTGGATTGACCTGGTTCATACAgcatttttggattttggttggCAAAGGTTTTATAGTTCTTTTACTGGCTTTTACATGACGCTAAACGCAGGCCACACATCGTTCCAAAACTGATATTCCTGGATCAACTCTGCGAGCTGTCCCCCTACCTCCCAAGGAGCACCTTAGAAGTTCACATACCATACACCATCCTGCGCTCAATATACCACCAGCTATATGGAGCTTCACTGATGTCCTCAGAACCGATGGAGCAATCCCCAAGGCAGTCACCTCTGATCTCTCTTGCGCACGCGTCCCCATCCGCAAGACAACATCGACCGGAGACAACTCCCAGGTCGCACACCTTCGAGCCAAGCTACTATAGCTCGTCGGGGTCCCAGCACGATGATGGCTACGATGTGGACAAGAGGACCGGACAGCTGCGGAGCATGAGGCGCTCCGGACCGCTCGACTTCAGTACGGGCAGGAAGGTGAAGTTCGTCGAGGGCTCAAGCTCCGGGAGCAGCCATGGTGCTGGCTCGCTGCAGAGATTCGCAGTGTCAAGATCTGGCCCTCTATCATACAAATAGGACCGTGACCTTGCATTGCAAGGGACGTGAGCACCAGCATTAGACTGCTGACAATACAGGCGCAAGTGTGTATACAACAATTGGGTGTAACTCTAGAGCACTAGATCTGCCTAATGCGTGTTTGACTGTTGGTTGTTGTACGTAGCTAGTAGCTAGTTTTGCTGTAAGTAGAACCCATTTTGTGTTGATAGTTTGCTAGTATAGTGTGCTTGTGTCGATTGTCATTAGATAAGTGATTGAATTAGCTGTTGCTAGTTTGGTTTGTGTGCCTATGATACAGTTATTCGTTGATTTGCTTGATAGCAAAGTAAGTAAACCATCTCTGTGCTGTGTATGTGTTACTGAAATATAGATGTCATCTTCTGAAGCTGGCGCACAATCCTAAGCAGTCTTgtccaaaaaaaataaaaataaaaaaatccatGGGTTGAGCCCAACTTGATTTCAGCAACACAGTTGGAATTGTCTCTCTTTGCTCACAAAAAAAAGGGGGAATTGTCTGTCTCTTTCGTGAGCTCAAAACCTGGTTTGCACAATTTGAGCTCCAAACTAGTCATAGGAGAAAATCCCAGTTTGGATGTAATGTAAGAGATCTTTTTAATAAACTGTTAATGTATGAAGTGACAGTGGCAGCTAGTACAAGAACTGCTGTGTTGTTGCATTTGTTTATATACCATTATATGTATTGTCAAGCTCTATGTCGTAAATATTTCTGTTCCCAATTTCTCTGCTCTGTGAATTGTCAGTAAGAATCAACAAATAGCCAAGGTGATACATCAATGTTACCAATGAAAAAAAGGTGAATCCCCATAACCAAGCACCCTAAAATCACTACATTTCATTTCTCAGGGTAAAATAAGGACTGCATTTTGAGACAATAGATGGTACAGTGTATAGGCCTGTGATCCTGTGTGTTTTCTGTTGTCTCATGTTGATTGCATCTAGTAACAGTAAACTACAAACACTTTTGGAAACGTTTTTACATTGGTACAAAAATCAATAGCAGCAGAAGTCATATGTGTAGTGTAGGCGTGTAGcaatgatcatcatccaccctcCAATACtatagttctttttttttttgaaaaatttccaATACTATAGTTCTATTCTATATGTACAATACAACCttatctcaatgcttcatcatcgACTGAATTTGTAGTTTCCGTTCCAATCAGACACCATTTGTGTTACGTTAGTAGCACTCCTAAGTCCTAACATCTCCTCATCCTACAATTAGCAGCAGTCACTATACCACCTGACACTGCCTCAACATCCCCTAGCATTCCACACTGAAATCACACCAACTCAACACCACCCTACCCTCCCAAATTTGTGACAGGACCCGTGAACCAGCGCCTTGCGCTGACGATCCACGACGACAAGATCAGTGCGAACAGCCCGCCAACGGCGACCGGAGTGTAGTTGAGGGTGTTCTTGGTCACCGGGTATGAGACCGGCAGCGAGAAGAGCACGGTGATGGTCGCGACCCAGAGCACTGCGATCCAGCCCACGAGCACGCCGTACCGGCCGAGGCTGAAGGGGCCTGGCACGAAGCGATTGTGCGCCAGCGTCACGCGGAAGAGGATCGGCAGCGCGTAGGCGATGTAGACTGCGGTCGTTGCGACAGATGCCATCGCCTGGAACGCCACCAGGCTGCCCAGAGACTGTGTTTGCATGATTGGGAAACAAACATGGTGAATCAtcatgcattgcattgcattgatcAGACTTCAGAGGATGCCAAAGTAGGAGTGTAACTGATGAAAGCTCATTTCTGAAGGGTACCAGTACAGTGAATGATTCATGTGTCCATCGATCAAATCGAGTAAATGTAGGAATGAACTGCAACCTCATTTCTGAAAAGGTTACTACAAGTGGGAAGATTCAGTTCAGTTACCGGCAATGCCATGCAAAGGGAGATGAAAGCTGACAGCCAGACGGCGTTTATCGGCACTTCTTGCTTGTTAACTTTGTGCCAGATGGATGAAAACGGCATCGCCCCATCTCTCGAGAACGCATAAGTCATCCTGATCAAAACGCAGCAGTCATCAGCAGGGGTCATGGTTGCTCCATTATGGAGTTCTTCAGACATCTCAAGGATGGATCACCTTGAGTTGCTAGTCATCGAGCTCATGCCACAGAAGTATATGGCGACAGCGACGATCCACAAGCAGACGATCCCTCCAGCACCATTCCCATATCGGCTTTTGAAGGCAAGGTAGAACACCTGAGCGATCGCATAGCCTCCCGCATTGTTGTCAGGGCTCAGGAGGAAGGGGATGTCCTTCACTGCAAACGTGATGCCAAGTATGTACCCCCAGCCTACTACCAACGATATACCGATCGCACTGATTATCCCAATCGGGCCGTTCCTGCCTGCATTTTTGGTCTCTTCGGTCTGCATCATAGAGCCAAAAGCACATTCATTGTTAGGACACTGCTACTTAATTACCATAGTAACAAGTTTCCATAACAGTaagaggattttttttttgtgttacCATGTGTGCAGATGCGTCATATCCTGACAGTGTGTATTGGCTCATGAGGAGCCCCAGAACGAAGATGTAGAGGTTACTGTGGATTCCAGCGCTGTTACCCGTGTTGAAATGGGTGAAAACGTACTTTGCACTAGCCCTCTCAGTAGCAACAACCGGTACAGCGATCATCAGGACAAAGACACCTGAAGATATCATGCACATCTCAAGCAAACTTAATGATAAGGGTGTGTTTGGCTTTGTAATTGAAGTGATGCAGAGTCTATAAGACATATCAGACAGACATTAGTACCTAGCATATTCCAAAGCGCGGCGAACTGTCCGAGCAAAGATAGCCAAGAGATGGAGAGGCTGTTGATGGCGGCGTGGGTCAGCAGAATCCCTGCGTGGAAGGCGAAAACGACGTACTTTGATGCCATGTACCCGCCGCCATTGTTGCCGCCAGTGCTGAGAAGGATGATGACCTGGATTAGCTGTGCCAGAGAGAAGTCGATGCTGGCAGTGCCTGCCCACTGCAGAAATTGAGAAGGAAGGCTGGGTTGGTTGGATCGAAtaagcagtggttgcctgaagattgattgatgggaGGAATGGAGATTCAGAAAAAGGGATTCTCTGCTTGCTTACTTGTGCTACGATGTTGAACCTGGAAGCAGTAACAGAGGCAAAGAAATGATACGTGTTAGAACTGAGCTCTAAAGGTGGCTGTTTCAGAGAGAAGAGCATGGACAGTTGAAAACATGACTAGTAAATATCCTCGTGAGTTATCCCACATCCAATTTTAGGAAATGTTTATATTGTCAAAAAAATCGATTGTCTGCAATGGAAATTCgtaatgtgtgtgtgtgtggcagCAGCAATCATGCACCCAAGTCAACGCATACTGAACAAGAGTGCTCCAAGCCAAGATGAAAGCAGTGTGACAGGGTCATTGACCGGCCGGGCAGTGTTCATGATTGCAAACAAAAGATTTCTTCATGTTTCCATGATAAAAGATAAagatataatttttatataaaaaggaACAAGCTAAATAGTGTGTAAAAGGAAGAAAACAGTGGAGGTACGGTACGAGTACCATCCGGTGATCCAGGAGGCGAAGGGCGCCCAGCGGTGGCCGGAGAGTCGGGCGCTCCAGTAGTAGAGGCCACCGGAGGTGGGGAAGGCGGAGCAGATCTCGGCCATGGAGAGTCCGACGGCCATGGTGAAGGCGCCGGCGAGGAACCAGCCGAGCGTCATGGTGGCGGGACCGCCGAAGGCGAGGCCGGTGTTGTAGAGCGTGGTGACCCCCGTCAGCACGGAGATGACGGTGAAGGAGATGGAGAAGTTGGACAGCACCCTGAAAGAGAGAGGTAGCAGAGAAAGAATATGGTCAAACGCCGCTCGAGCTGACGATACAACAACGTTGGTGGGAGATGGATAGACGGCGGCGTAACGTACGAGAGGTGGCGCTTGAGCTCCTGCTTGTAGCCGAGCTCGCGGAGGCGGCCGTCGTCGTCGGAGGGAGCGGGACGGGGAGGGGGGTTGTTGTTCCAggtcatggcgccgccgtggggTTGGTTGGTGGGAGGGAGCTGTGTGGAGTGGAGTGTGGACTGTGGTTGGCTGGTGGGCGGCGAAGTGGTGACCGGCGGGCGCCGGCAGGGATGTTGCGCTGGTCCTGGAGGCAGAAAGGACAATGAGTCAACGTGCCGGATCCGGTGGGGACAAGGGATCTTATCTACTCTCACTACCAGTCAACAGGAGACACTGACGGTCAGTTTGGATCATCCAAACAATAGTACATGTACATCCAGTGCAGGCGATCGTCTTCCTTGCCGTTTTCTCGGAAGATTTACATTTTTACCATTATTAAGAATGCTGCTCATCCGAATATCACTCTTAGAATTGCCTTTACATATATACCATTGGAGAGAGAAGAAATCTTACAAGTTTACCAAAAACTGATCTTTTTGCTTGTGTGGCGTGACAGATCAGGCTGCCAGCATGGAGGCGCACGGTAAAAAGACGAAGATGCCCCTGCCCTGCTTCTCTCTCCCCTCTCTCCTACAGTTTTGGGCCCCATAGTTAGTGTCGCTACTATGTGGGACCCACTTGTCAGATTCGTCTTCCACCTTCTCTATCATGCACGAGGCTGTTGTGCGGCTCAACAGGCCAGAGCTCCGGCGTCGGGCACGGCACGAGCTGCTCCTTGGCGAGGAGCAGCGACCGCTCTAGGAAGTTGACATCGGCGAGGGTGCAGTTGACGGCGACCTCCACGAAGTAGACGCCCTCGGCAGAGCACAACACGGCGGGGCTCCACGATCCGCCCGACAAACGAGTAGTAGTGGACCAGCGCGTCCACCAGCACGCCACGCACCACCGCGGTCGGGGACTTCTTGGTCACCTCCTTCTTCATCGGTGTCAGTGCGTCGGCAGCGACCTCTCCTCCCCGCGCGACCGACGCCTACGGAAGTAGCAGCATCTTCGCAATGTTGTCGTCGGAGCAGTAGATGTGCGTGGACTCGACGAGGCCGCGGTGCGGTGCGTCAGtgcatcgtcgtcgtcggagcAGTAGATTCGTGTCGTTGTTGCGGCCGCTCTGCTTCCCGCGTCCCTGCACCAGCGGGGCAGTGCACCCACCATGGTCAGGTCTGTGTGCTCGTCGAGGCCGTGCCTGCGCCCACCGAGGCCGTGCCTAGCTATGCCCTTGAGCTCCACATCTCGGCCTGCCTTAATTCAATCCAGGTGCTGAAGGTGGAAGACGAATCTGATGAGTCGGTCCCACATGGCAGCGACACTAACTGTGGGGCCCAACTGTAGGAGAAAGGGGAGAGAGGAGCAGGGCAGGGGCATTTTCGTCTTTTTACCCTGCGCCTCTATGCTGGCAGCCTGATCTGGCACGCCATACAAGCAAAAAGGTCAGCTTTTGGTAAACTTGTAAGATTTCTTCTCTCTCCAATGGTATATATGTAAGAGCAATTCTAAGAGTGATATTCGGACGAGCGACATTCTTAATAATTGTAAAAATGTAAATATCCCCGTTTTCTCTGGTCTGTCGATGATCATCGTGGAGTCGATACCGGTTCTCTGgaaactttggccttgtttagggccttgtttagttccaaatttttttggaaaatagacactgtagcactttcgtttgtatttgacaaatattgtccaatcatagactaactaggcttaaaagattcgtctcgtcaattccgaccaaactgtgtaattaatttttatttttatctatatttaatattccatgcatgcgtctaaagattcgatgtgacggggaatctgaaaaattttgtaaaatttttcgggaactaaacaaggcctagatgaaaaaagttttgggattttgacactgtagcatttttgtttttatttgacaaacattatctaattatggagtaaataagtttaaaagattcatctcgtgatttacaagtaaactgtgcaattagttattcattttatctatatttagtactttatgcatgtgccgtaagattcgatgtgacagggaatcttgtaaagttttgggttttttggtgtatctaaacatagttcgcaaaaaaattcaagatttcccgtcgcatcgaatcttgcggcacatgtatgaagtattaaatttagacgaaaacaaaaactaattacacagtttgcctgtaaatcgcgagatgaatcttttgaccctaattagtctatgattggataatattttaccacaaacaaacgaaagtgctacggtacctaaaatctaaaatttttgccaAGCCATTTGTTTTCACGTCAATTAGGCAAAAGGACAGTACTGTCTTTTCGTGGGAagaggtttaaaaaatttataaacAAAGGGACTAAGGACACGTTGgtttggctaaaaagtcataactAAAAATAGTATttgctaatttattataaaaaaattataactaAAATCACTCGCTCGTTAAAAATAACAAAAAAGAAATCGCTGAAGTTTAGGTGATGCAACAATGTTAGACATCCCACCAGCGCGATTAAAAGAGGGGTGGATAATGAGCGAACTGCATCCATTTTTTGAGCTTTCTTAGTAATTAACATACTCTtatttatctttattttttttgaattgttTGGGACCTAACTTTGAACCGAGCTTATAATGAGACGAATCCGAAAGTTATTTAAACTTAAACCATTTTTGTTTCAAAAGGAAAACAAGTTCAGTTCGAGTACTTCTGTCCGGCCCTAGATTAAAAGGGCACAATTCATCATAAGTGAAAATTCTTTCACAGTTTTTTTTCTATAGTCAATTAAAGACAAAAGTATATGTCGACCGAACAACAACACTACTAACAAAATCAAGCACCTAAAAAAAACAGGAGAAGTAGAAAATACGCTAGAAAAAATCTCAATGAACTCTGAGAAGAATTCCTGCAAATGTTGCCCACGTTAGGATCTCAAAATGGACTTGAAGGATCTGATAAAAAAATGTCGTAGAATGCCAAATTGATCTCCAAATAAAGCTAGATCCTAATAAATGTCAAGATCTCATAATCAAACGCAACACAAGTAATTGTCTTAGTTTGATACAACAATGGAGAAAAGCGCTTCACGAGAACCTGCACGAACTATTTTTTGCATTTAGTACAAAATAGATGGCCACAAAAAGCTTTAAAAATGTCCTATTTGACTTTAAGTTTTAAAATTATTTTGACTTATAAACAGGGGAGCCAATATATTAGAGTAtgtgtttcttcttcttctaattCTAATCCCGTTTGAGATTATCCGTATTGCAAAATGGGAAGGAACCACAGACGAAGCAGCCTTCTAATGGAGAAGTGCTAAAAATAGAAGAATCTACAACAGCCTGGCTATTTTGCCTATGCTATATTTGAAACATGCCACGTCATTGTACCTGCCTTCCAAAGCTCAACCGAATGTGGTCGTGAATAGATCGTACTCGTGGCCTAAAATAGATCGCAGCGGCCTGGCGACTTGGTTCGATAGGATCGCACTCCCACAGCATCGCTAGCGGCGACGAAAACTCCGTATGCATCTGGCTCCCCCCGGCGTCCGCACTGACTCCGGCGTTGCAAGGTGCTTGATTTCTCTGCTTAGTAATTCCTAGCCTCCCACCACATCATGCTTGCTGACAGGTGGATTTTGCACATATATACGCTCGAGTGTCAGATGCAATCATTCTGTGAAAACTAGGTTACCGACTCATGTTGATTTATATTTCAGTTATGCATCATCTACATTCAGTATTAGGCCCTACGTGAGAAATAACTACTGTAGACATCTTATTTTTCAATCTTAGTGCAGGATTTGAACAaattccttgatcccttataaTCAAAGGTCTATAATGGATGCTGAAGATGTAATGGACGAACTCATGGattcgtcgtcgtcctcgtcatcttccgatgatgatgatgaactctATGTTGCGGCAGCACACATAGTAGCGCTAGACCTTGTGAATTCAGCAGGTCATCGTGGTTCTGTAAAGGGACATCGCGTTGTCAATCGTGATAGGCAGTCAGGGCACGACAGACTGTATGAAGATTATTTCTCAGAAAATCCTACATATGGGCCGAGCTATTTTAGACGCaggttaattttctcatatttttgTTGAGTTATGTTTATTTCACGCATTGAGTCATTGAGTTGTGGCTAATTTTGTATCGGGTGGCATAGGTTTCGAATGCGGCGTCACGTGTTTGAACGTATAATGAATGCCGTTGAAGAGCATGATGACTATTTCGTGCAGAAGAGGAATGCAGCCGGAACCCTAGGGCTATCTTGTTTGCAGAAGGTGGTGGCGGCATTTCGGATGTTAGCTTATGGAGTAGCAGCTGATGCTATGGATGATTACGTCCGTATTGGGGAGAGTACTGCCCTAGAAAGTCTTAGAAGGTTTGTCAAAGCTGTTGTCGAGGTATTTGGTCATGAATACTTGAGGCTGCCCAATGAGGATGATACTGCTAGGTTACTTGCTATTGGTGAGAGTAGAGGGTTTCCTGGCATGCTTGGTTCTATTGATTGTATGCACTGGACTTGGAAGAATTGTCCTGTTGAATGGCATGGCATGTATAGGGGACACAAAAAGGAGCCTACAATTATTCTTGAAGCTGTTGCTTCTAAAGATCTTTAGATTTGGCATGCATTTTTTGGGATGCCAGGTTCTCACAATGATATAAATGTTCTTCAAAGATCTCCTATATTTGCAAGGCTTgcagaaggtcaagggcctcaGGTAAATTATAGCATCAATGGGAATGATTATACTATGGGATATTATCTAGCGGATGGTATATATCCATCTTGGGCCATATTCGTGAAGACCATACCTGAACCACAAGGTAATAAGaacaaatattttgcaaaagcaCAAGAAGCTTGTAGAAAGGATGTTGAACGAGCATTTGGGGTTCTACAAGCTCGCTTTGCCATTGTTCGAGCACCGGCACGTGTGTGGGATGAGGATACAATTCAACTTGTCATGACAGCTTGCATCATTATGCACAATATGATTGTTGAAGACGAGGGAGTCGATGAAAATGATTTCAAATATGATGATGTGGGAGAAAAGGTGACTGTGTCACACGCTGAAACACCTGAGTTTGAAGCATTTATGCAGAattacaagaagatcaaggacaaGGAAACACACACACAGCTTCAAGCTCGATCTTATCGAGCACTTGTGGaataattttccagatttatataCAAATAGTATTGTTGAATGAATTCATTTACTATCTCGGCATCAAGGCATTCTGCATTAGTTTTTGGACCTATCTTTCTTTCTTTGATTTATAAAAATTGTAATAAATCAGCATTTAAGTGAGTACGCTTTTTTATGACTATTTAAATGAGTACGCTTTGCAATTGTCAAAAGCAGCTCCTTTACAGAATAATATAGATAACAAGGTTCATGGAAGAACATTAATCAATCTGATATGCTGTGAACTAGAGGAAACTAAATTGTTTCAGAAAATGAGATATGTCTCACACTATATGCCCAAATCTAAAAGATCATGGTGCTACTAATTTCCAAGCCGTCTTGCAAGTATTTTCTTCTGTTGATCATCGTAGAACTGTTGCTGTCTGGTTGACAAGGTGCTCATATCAATATTTAtaattctttcttcttcttggtCTCGCTCGAAATCAAATTTTTCTTTGTCAAGTTTTATCCTTTCTTCCTGCAAGGCAAGGGCTTTTTGGCACATCTCTTGTTTCTTCAACTCCCTCTCCTCTTTCTTcaactccctctcctttctCTTCAACTCCTTCTCAGCATCCACCTCTTTCTTCTTTGCTAATAAATAGTCCAAAGCTTCAATGCTCGAACGTTGCTTTAATTTCTGCTTTTCCTTCTTAGTCCCTGGAGGCCTCACCACTGTGGTTGTTGCAGTTTGAGTCTCAGCAACAGTACCAGTGACAGGATCTAGTGCATCAGTAGGAGTTGAATTAGCAGTGGTCTTTTGTTTTTTGCTGAAAGGTTTCTGAGGTCCAGTAGCCTGGGGCCTATTTATCCACTTAGAATGGTCTTTGAGctttttccagcaatgtatgtacTGGAAAGTCCTGTGTAATTGGTCTTCATTCTTATACATAGTTAATGCATTTGCTTGCTGCAATGGGAAACAAAGATGATACATGAGGTTCC from Sorghum bicolor cultivar BTx623 chromosome 8, Sorghum_bicolor_NCBIv3, whole genome shotgun sequence encodes:
- the LOC8071420 gene encoding amino-acid permease BAT1 homolog, which codes for MTWNNNPPPRPAPSDDDGRLRELGYKQELKRHLSVLSNFSISFTVISVLTGVTTLYNTGLAFGGPATMTLGWFLAGAFTMAVGLSMAEICSAFPTSGGLYYWSARLSGHRWAPFASWITGWFNIVAQWAGTASIDFSLAQLIQVIILLSTGGNNGGGYMASKYVVFAFHAGILLTHAAINSLSISWLSLLGQFAALWNMLGVFVLMIAVPVVATERASAKYVFTHFNTGNSAGIHSNLYIFVLGLLMSQYTLSGYDASAHMTEETKNAGRNGPIGIISAIGISLVVGWGYILGITFAVKDIPFLLSPDNNAGGYAIAQVFYLAFKSRYGNGAGGIVCLWIVAVAIYFCGMSSMTSNSRMTYAFSRDGAMPFSSIWHKVNKQEVPINAVWLSAFISLCMALPSLGSLVAFQAMASVATTAVYIAYALPILFRVTLAHNRFVPGPFSLGRYGVLVGWIAVLWVATITVLFSLPVSYPVTKNTLNYTPVAVGGLFALILSSWIVSARRWFTGPVTNLGG